The genome window ttaagcaatatttttcttataaccaCCAcccatttcacttttttttttttttttgcaattcatGTGTTCATGTTTTCATAACAAATAGCATcactataaaaattatattagactatcattcaataaaaaataagtaaaaaaaaaaaaagcttcattAATTGACAGTGAATCATTCGCAATGCTTaactgttaaattatttttccttttattttgttaagCAATTTTCTCCAGAATTCTTAAGTGAACAGGCACAACGTTTAGAAAACTACAACGCCATAAGTCCATAACCCATGCGAGACCTCACATTAGCCCACAAAAAAAGGGCCCAGAATTCAAAAAGCAGAAACTAACGGCTACTTCCTTTTCAGAAAGGTTTTAGTAAAAACGCGTAAGCGTCAACGATCATATTCACCGTCTTTTATAAACCCCACAACTTTGTTCTCTGCAATTCGTTCAATCTTTTTCTGAGCAAAACATTCACCTTTTGGAATTATTAGGTTATCTTTGCATCCGATTTTCAATGGAGACCCCATCATCCACCAGAAGAGTAACAAGATCACAGGCTTTGTCTGCTTCCAATGATGCCCTCATCGCAGTTTCCAGTGAGTAATTTTctcttcttcaatttttctttctccAAACTCACCTTAAATAACATCATTCATTTGTCTTTTTGCAGGAAAGATTGAAGATTCTGAAAAGAACGCATCAAAGTCAAAATCAAGGGTGCAACAACAAGACCAATCCGCACTAATAGACATAACAAATGATTCCCCAATCGTGGGACTTGCGAATGGGGTAATTCTTGGTACCCCATTGGCGAAGCAGAGAGGAAGCAAAATAAAGAACACGCCAGGGTCTGGGGAAGCCTTGCTGAGGGGTCAAGTGAAGACCCTTTTGCTTAAAGTGGAAGAGGAGATTGAACTTTCCAAGTTCTCGCTTGAAAGTACGGAACTTGTTGCACCAATGCCCGTGAATACGCCTCAAATTCAGAATCTTTCTGGTTTGGCTTCGGTTACCACCCCTTCTGTTGTTCTCCAACAACCACTAATTCCTCAGGTTTGTCGATTCTTTACCAATGGATAATGCCTAACAACGTGTTCTTTTGACAACTAGAGAATGAACTAGGACGTGTTTGGTTGgaattattttcaaagaaattatagcttcattttaaaataacacacgaaaaaaaaaggtcatcatttttaaataatctgAGTCAAACATGTATTGAATTGTTTAATgaaacccatttttttttttttaaaagagtatATTGAATTCTTATGCAGGAATGCataagaacttttttttttcactccacCCCATGTTTATTTCTGTTTTCGTTTCTTGTTTTCACTCTTAATTTATAATTctgaaacattttttaatcttttttttttagttttaaatgcttgtataagaaataaagaaaccaaatatatatatatatatagtgtttcTTCCACAAATccttaaaaataagaaacaagttGAAAACAAGGTAATtttatagtttatctttttaaattttatgcgTCATGACATAAtatcatcaaatttttaattaatgttgtgtCATAACTTTTGGTGGCAGGTGGTGAATCATGTATTTGATGGTTCTGAATCTGAAAAGAGTGTGATAAGCAGATCCCTTTTATTTGACTTCTCAGAGAAATCTCAACTTTCGAATGCATCAGAAGAATGTTTCTCTGAGCTGAGTTATGAGGAAGTAGTACAAGCTGAAAGGGAAATTAGGAGCTGCTTcatagaagatgatgatgcttCTATGAGTTCTATATGGTCAATGCAGGTCAATGCAAGCACccatgatgaagatgatgaggaAATAGCTGAAGATGAAGAAGGTTGTTATTCTGAAaatgttgaagaagaaaaagaagaaaatgatggaggGTTGCTGCTTGATGAATTGTGTGTAGGGTTGAACAACATTAGCATGAATGAAAGGATAGCTCCAAAATTTGAAGGAAAGCACACAAGATTTGCTTACAACAGTGATGATGAGATTGTGAAAGAAGAGGTGGAAGAAAACTTTGGTGAGAGTGATTCTTCATCTAACATATTGCGTTTGAAAGGATTGCCAACTTCAAAAGGAAAACACTTGCGCTTTTATGAGGAAGAGGAGGGAAAATCTGTTTTGTGATTCCTAGATGGACTTTTTGGCATATTCATGAATGCTTCTCCAATAATTGTCATTTAAgttcttgttttgtttcttttggtCTCGACGTAGTTCACTGGTAGATTCTTtggtttttttgttaaaataaatggaAAACGACGGACCACAATTTAGTGATCAAACGTCCATGTAAAACTGATTGCAttcttatgaaattattttgtaCCTAAATGCTTCGCATTTTAAATTCAACTTAATTCACCGAATTAAATGGATAATTAATTTCATAGGATATAATGAGGATCTTTCTAACAAATATTGTAAGATGGCTAAAAAAGATACTGTCAAATACTCTAAGACTTGGTTAAAACAAGAATTCTACGttctacaaaatattttttcttttttctttataaaaaaactaagtattaattttttgtatagtTTCATTCTTGATATTTAGATTGAATGGATCGAGCAATTTTAGTTTCCAAGATTTTCAAAAACCTTTTATTTCTGATTTTGTATAttcattttagtccttttttcatttaatatttcactgatattttgtatataagaataaaaaggaaagactaattaaaaatcatgcactattaaaaagattttaaaaccCCATGGACTATAATATTCAATTCATACAaaacctttcaaaaaaaaattcatacaatCTTAGGAATCAATTTGAGTGTTTAGTTATATTCTAAtgtaacaaatattattttaataatcagtgttttttttttttactttcatttgttaTAGAAATATAGTTTTTCATTTGATGGATAAAATCCCTACCGTTGGGGGGCAACTGTTGTAGTTATCTATTGAGTTAAATAATAGAAGTAACAGGTTAATTCtgcacaaattttaaaaatcgtcTTCTACTCATGATTTACAGATGTACACGCGTCGAACCGCGTTAAATAACCCGCGGATCACTTGTACAAAACAACGACCACGTAATATTAAAATGGGTACCTACCGGGTCATGTTCTTGTGGCTAATACTCTACGGTGAATCGCTCTATAGCCTATAGAAGATAAATGAAACCCAATATAATGATTTACAATTGGGTTTCAACACAATTAGTAGCTGGAATATGTACACACATATTTACGGTCCTGCTACATACTTCTCAAGAATCAGAACTTAGAACCAGGGATGCCACGTTGGATCCATCATGCACAAGTTTCTTGGGTTCAAGGCAGCTTCAACCAACTCAGTAACACCCCTCTGCACAGGTTGTGGTGGATCCATAACGTTTTCCTCctgtataaaaaaacaaacgtaAATACTAAATATTGAAATAGCAGCATACAATATACCATGTGATCCCCTTTTCTTCCCCTTTGTCTTGGTACTTATTAAAGAGCATCCATAAACTTGTCCAAAGGATAAAAATGGATTGCTTTATTTTTACTAACCCATCATATACTAAGAAATTTGTTACATTTCATCTATCAAATACTATTAGAAAGGAAACCTGATTGTAGAATTTCCAAATAAATTAAAGCAAAGGATAAATAatttcagaaaattgataaggGCACGCAATTTTGTTAGTTGCTCACCTCTTCAGAAAAATTCTGAGGAGCAATTCCCTTAACCCTTGTAATAACATGTTCCACATTTGTGATAACTTTCTGTTTGAAGTCAACAGGGCTCATAGTACCACCTGCAGCCATAGAGGCAATGGGCATCCCAAGCGGTCTTCTCCAAGACCAAGACAGTAGCTCATCACGGAAAAACATTGCTAGATGATGCCATAGGTGCTGGCTTTGCTGCAATACCAGTAATTTAAGAACGAATCAATTGGTGATCTTGCATGACATGAATTAAAATCaagatattgatattgaaaagCATTCAAGTTTCtgttatgtatgtatgtattctCAGTTCTCACTTTAGGTGAAGCCACAGCCTGTGCAGCTGCACACATTGAAGATACGATAAGGCCTTCCACTCCATGGGAGAAGAAGGCTTGCATATTCCTTGTCAGCCTAAATGGGACAGGCTCATTAAACTCAATCAATCCATTTGCATCATACGCAGGGTGAAAATcagtttgaaatatttttccaGTGTTCTTTGCAAACAAAATCTTATTCGGGGACCTCCCACCAATTTGTAGCATGAAGGACATGAAACTTGAAAGGGCTAACTGGATGGCGAATTGCTTCTTGAAAGCCCAACTATGGTTGCCACTAGGTAGAGTTTTGTACATATACTGTGAAAAGATGTTGTCATTAACaagattttttgttatttcattaTAGGCTTGCAGACGGAGATCCACAACAGCTTCTGGTGATATTTGGCCAGATATAGCTTGGTTCAATTGCTCCTTGAAATAGGTTATTGGAAGATCTGCCTCACGGTCATTCCTAGCACAATGATTCTCATAGACCTCAAGGAAAGTGCTATACATCAAATCATCTTCTACCATGCGAACCTGTCCATGCAAAAATTCAAGTAGgattattaaaatatacttttaagtAGGTAAAGGTTTCATTTGCAGTCATGGTAGTCTTGATTGCAATCAAGACCATGAGTCTATCTCTCTAAAAGAAATAgaagtgaaaaaaagaaaaaaatgtacagggaaaattaatttaactaacCTGGGACCAAACAGGAATAATTATCGGTGTGTGAATGCATATGTGACGGCGTCTTGATTCCTTGTGCTTCTCAAACATTTGGTTCATCACACGGAAAAGCTGCAGTATGCGTTCATCACTTCTAGCATTGGGAGTCAAAGATGTCTGGACAATAAAATGGCGTTGGGAACCATCAGAGCCAATTAGAGTCAAGCGCCGAAAACTGCTCCCATGCCTCCGCACAATTGGAATATCAGCAGCAACCCTATCCAACTTCACGGTATGATCTGGTGCAATTTCctgcaagaaaataaaacaaagaatgAGTATGGGATGCACCAAATACTCCCCAGGTCAACTTgaggttttatatatatatatatatatatatatatatatatatatatatataaggcttTTGacattgtttgaaaaaaaaaccagAAGCAGTCACCTGATCAGTGAAATATTGCCCTGGAACTTCAACATCAATAACGTGGAAGTCCCGCAATaccttgctttcttcttccaaCTTTAATACTGCTGGAAACCTATCCTCAACATTGCTTTGAAGAACATTTTTCCAGTGTTTCAACCGCTCAGTCAGTTGAGACAAAGTGGATGGGAAAGTAGCAGTGCTTTCTGGATCAAGATCACGTTCAAAATCCTGTTTGTACTCCCTTACAAAATCAACATGCTTATTTACAGCATCAGCAGAAAAGCAAGCCCTACAAACACCCGAGAGCTCTTTCTTGAGAGACTGAGGAACTTCTGCAGTTGTAGCTGTTGGATATTTGTAGCAGCGGTGGAGCAAAGCATTAACCACTGCCAAAAGTCTCTCTTCGGGAAGAGTGACAAACCTTGAACCAATTTCTGTTAACAGGGTCTGCAAAATAAAATGTTGTCATAATCATCCAAGTATCTTGTAGTTTAGGCAACACATGAACCAGATGTTATTTTCAGATACATTGGCACAATTCACAACATAACAGGTATgaccaaatcattttaattcgGTGCTAGACTGCTAGTTCAATCCACAGAAACATTATGCAAACAACATGAAAGATGAGCTTCCAGGAAATACCAAAAGTAGAAAATTTTGCTACATATCCAAGTTTATATCAAATATCTACAGTTCTTCATGTGCCTTTGTTCAGTGTTTCCCTTCATGTCAAATTTGctacattgataattgattcaTAGCTCCAATCAATAAATGTATACAGTTATCCCATTGTTTGTCCTAATTCCTAAGTGCTAGCAGCAataatttagtttgattttgagACCAAGTGCAGAACTCTTTCACACATGCAATCGGGAGAAAGGTTGGGAGATGGTGAGGTTGCATAGCATTACTGTTAAACAAAGCAAATTAAACATAAACCCCTGAAAGAAAATCACCTCGAGTTCACTGGCCAAATTAGCATGCTTTCCCCTAAGAGCCTCCATTATATCTTTTGCAGCCTCAAAAGCACTGGCAGCTGAAGCCACAAATCCTAAAGCACCAGGACGTCTTAAAGTATTTTGACCACCTTCATTTCCAGAAACTTGCTGCAAAGGTTGGTCATTTCCATTGTGTATGCTGCTTTCTGCAATTGTAGACCTTTCGGGTTCTTGCCCATGTGAGTTTCCACCATCATGAGATCCAATTCCACCTGGCTGGGAGCCTTGGTGAACTTGAATATCAGATGGCAAGTTACTGCCACCTGGACCTTGTACTCTTGAATTTCCATCAGACAACCCACCAAGAGAACCAACACTAGTAGTACCAGAAACACTTTGTTGAGTTCTTTGTTGAGCCATTGCTATTCTACCAAGTTCAGATTTATTGGCAACATCACGTCGTTCCAGCAAGTATGTGCGCAACCAATAATACAGAGCCTGAAATTCAGGAGAAGAAAGTAAGATAATTTAGGATCTAAAAAACATTTCCAATGAACAAATGCAATTATGCAAACATCACCTGAGGATACAATGTTGCAATCTTCAAAAGAACAAGTTTACAGTGAGGAGCTTCTGTCCTCTGCAGGGAGAGTAAGAGCTGTGGAATCCAAGAAAGCCAAACCCAGTGTGGTACTTGTTCATAGTACTTATCAAATGACCTTCCAACAGGCTCATTAGGAGTATCGAAGCTAAGAAGATAAAGCACACGAGCAAGATGGCTTCTTGAATTGGACACACCAAATTTTATACCTTGCAATAAGCAGCTGACAGCATATTCCAACCAAATCTCATCCTGAGTTTCTCTGTAAGCCTATTTGAAGTAGATGACAGATAAGTACAAAGCTCAAGTTAATACTTAATGGTCATAGAAAGTAACATGAAAAACAGATATGAGTAGTTACCATATCACAGTAGTTTCCCCAGCTTATCCATCCTTTAGGCAAGTTTTTGAAAAGACTAATAGCATTTGAATAGTTAAGATTAGCAGCCTCAGAATCATTCAATTTTAACAAGAAATCCCCTTTCAGACGGAAAATTTCAGCCTTGTGCTTTGCAGGAAAATACTCTAGATTAGTGCTGTTGATCAGATTAATACCATTTGTAAGTTCTCCCTTATTTTCTAGGTATGCCTTTGCCTGTTCAGTTATCTTAACAAATGCTTCCTGTAAATACATCAAAAAGAGCAGATCAGATAAAGTCTACACAAGTTCTCAAATATCAGAGTTCACTGTAGTCAAATATGGACACATACTCCGGAAATAAAACAGGTATACTAAtgctatgcatatatatatgcaaatgTAATTGTTAAGAATTCCTATGTATGCACCAATATGGACACATACTCCAGAAATAAAACAGAACTTGACATATGATGATAAGGTCAAAAAATTATCAGAACAATTATCAATACAATGCATGTAAATCCCACCCCGAAGAATAGACCCATATATAATTCAAAATGTATAGATACTGACATaatgataaaagcaaagaatcCTCTAACTACAACAGAAGTGGTTATCATACCTGCACTTCCATGGTTGAATGGCCATATAATTTTTCAAGTATGGTGACACAAACATCAAAAAGGCCTTGCTTACGAGCAATGTGAGCAAGCCTGTTGACAGTCCATGCTTTGTCACGGTAACCAAGATGATGAAGTGCTGAATTTGTGGTGCCAAAATCTTTGAAAGCGTCTATGACAGAGTTGTACATTTCATTCCTCCACTGCAGCAAATCATACCAAACAGACATATTATCCCATTCATTTGGAGTTCTTAGTCTCCACGTCTCAAGAATGTCCTTCAGATCGGCATAAAGGTTTCCTTGCACACCAACCACCGAATTTCCAGAGAGTTTATTTCCATTGGAAATGTCCATTAGAATCCTAGCTGACTCTTGAACTTCAACTATTTGTTGGAATTGCTGCAGGAGAGGAATTCTGGAATGAACAGACATTTCAGGCAGCTGCCACCATTGTTCCAGAGCAAGATCAACACCTTTACCTACCATATTCTCAGCATCACCCACtccatttgtatttttatcatgaAGAGCAAAGTATGCTTGAATTAGACGAAGCTTTGGAGTTTCTTCCACTTGAGCCTTGGGAATGACGTGCTCCTTCATATACGTCCAGTCAGGAAGTTTCCAAAGACTGTCAAGCAGAATTTCATAATTCTCAACACTCTTGCCAAAGTCAGCTAGTGCATCCCATTGACTAAGTTGACTGGCACAGTATAACCATTGCTCCTCCCATAGACACATCTCAGCCTTGGGTACAGTGTTATTGTATGTTCCTTGAGTTGCCTTCACCATGGCTTGATAGAACAGGCTTTGGGCACGGTGCCAGTAACCATGCTGAACAAGAGAAAGCCCAGCCCGGGTTTCGGCAGTGACTGATCTCTTCTTCCACAACCCACATCTCATATCCTCTTCATTGAGCAAACGATAGAGCTCGGCCAGAGACTCAGAGCATTTGGAATCATTCGGGAACAACATAACATGACTTTCCAGCAAAGCCAGTGCAATGTGCCATGCATTATATGTTTTCCCAATATATTTAATGAGCTCACTTGGCATTCTGGGTTGAGGATGGCTCAACTGAAGCCCTTCTAATAGAGCTTGCACAACATTTGGTCTGTTGGCTTGCTGCCTCTTATGGTAATCTTTAGACAAAAGATTAATCATTGGTTTAGCAAGTGTTACTTGTTCGTCTTTATTCAATGTAACCCAGACAATTGGAAATACCAGTACCCACAAATGGTATGCAACATTAGCATCTGTGTGGGCTAACTCTCTCAATGGAATT of Glycine soja cultivar W05 chromosome 1, ASM419377v2, whole genome shotgun sequence contains these proteins:
- the LOC114419818 gene encoding uncharacterized protein LOC114419818 isoform X1; protein product: METPSSTRRVTRSQALSASNDALIAVSTGKIEDSEKNASKSKSRVQQQDQSALIDITNDSPIVGLANGVILGTPLAKQRGSKIKNTPGSGEALLRGQVKTLLLKVEEEIELSKFSLESTELVAPMPVNTPQIQNLSGLASVTTPSVVLQQPLIPQVVNHVFDGSESEKSVISRSLLFDFSEKSQLSNASEECFSELSYEEVVQAEREIRSCFIEDDDASMSSIWSMQVNASTHDEDDEEIAEDEEGCYSENVEEEKEENDGGLLLDELCVGLNNISMNERIAPKFEGKHTRFAYNSDDEIVKEEVEENFGESDSSSNILRLKGLPTSKGKHLRFYEEEEGKSVL
- the LOC114419818 gene encoding uncharacterized protein LOC114419818 isoform X2, which translates into the protein METPSSTRRVTRSQALSASNDALIAVSRKIEDSEKNASKSKSRVQQQDQSALIDITNDSPIVGLANGVILGTPLAKQRGSKIKNTPGSGEALLRGQVKTLLLKVEEEIELSKFSLESTELVAPMPVNTPQIQNLSGLASVTTPSVVLQQPLIPQVVNHVFDGSESEKSVISRSLLFDFSEKSQLSNASEECFSELSYEEVVQAEREIRSCFIEDDDASMSSIWSMQVNASTHDEDDEEIAEDEEGCYSENVEEEKEENDGGLLLDELCVGLNNISMNERIAPKFEGKHTRFAYNSDDEIVKEEVEENFGESDSSSNILRLKGLPTSKGKHLRFYEEEEGKSVL